One region of Salvelinus namaycush isolate Seneca chromosome 3, SaNama_1.0, whole genome shotgun sequence genomic DNA includes:
- the mtnr1c gene encoding LOW QUALITY PROTEIN: melatonin receptor type 1C (The sequence of the model RefSeq protein was modified relative to this genomic sequence to represent the inferred CDS: inserted 2 bases in 2 codons; deleted 3 bases in 3 codons; substituted 2 bases at 2 genomic stop codons), which produces MDVSSSTPQLCSQTLDRASLNRNIFVVSLSVADMVVAVYPXPLALLAIFHNDWTVGDVHCQLSVLIMGLSVIGSIFNITVIAINRYCYICHSLHYNCLFSTRNTCCYLGITWLLTTMVTVHNFFVGSLQYDPRIXSCTFAQAXSSYYTISVVLIHFLVPLSVVCYCYLRIWVLVIQMKQRVIPNDKQKLKPSDLHNFLTMFFVFLLFAVCWGPLSFIGLAVATVPEXMVPNIPEWLFVTSYFMAYFNSCLNAVIYGLLNQNFRKEYQRIFLRLCTALTIFVEGSRGPDYRAGTRRARGLGPDLPGGFQIAYYEHIDLEVEPPTSDSI; this is translated from the exons ATGGATGTGAGCAGCTCCACCCCTCAACTCTGCTCACAGACTCTGGACCGTGCGTCGCTGAATA GGAACATCTTTGTGGTGAGTCTGTCGGTGGCagacatggtggtggcagtgtaCCCCTAACCT CTGGCTCTCCTGGCCATCTTCCACAATGACTGGACAGTTGGGGATGTGCACTGCCAGCTCAGCGTCTTAATCATGGGCCTCAGTGTCATTGGCTCCATCTTCAACATCACGGTCATTGCCATCAACCGCTACTGCTACATTTGCCACAGCCTGCACTACAACTGCCTGTTCAGCACCAGGAACACCTGCTGCTACCTGGGCATCACCTGGCTGCTCACTACCATGGTCACGGTGCACAACTTCTTTGTGGGCTCACTGCAGTACGACCCACGCATCTAGTCCTGCACCTTCGCCCAGG GCAGCTCCTACTACACCATCTCTGTGGTGCTCATCCACTTCCTGGTGCCCCTCTCGGTGGTCTGTTACTGCTACCTGAGGATCTGGGTGTTAGTCATCCAGATGAAACAAAGGGTGATACCAAATGACAAGCAGAAACTAAAGCCCAGCGACCTTCACAACTTCTTGACTATG TTTTTTGTGTTCCTATTGTTTGCTGTGTGCTGGGGACCACTCAGCTTCATTGGCCTGGCAGTGGCCACTGTCCCGG GGATGGTGCCAAACATCCCAGAATGGCTTTTTGTCACTAGTTAC TTTATGGCCTATTTCAACAGCTGTCTCAATGCTGTCATCTACGGGCTACTCAATCAGAACTTTCGTAAGGAATACCAGCGCATCTTCCTACGGCTGTGCACCGCATTAACAATATTTGTGGAAGGCTCCAGGG GGCCAGATTACCGAGCGGGGACACGCAGGGCACGTGGCCTGGGGCCCGACCTTCCAGGGGGCTTTCAGATAGCATATTATGAACACATCGACCTGGAGGTCGAGCCCCCCACCtcagatagcatatga
- the vma21 gene encoding vacuolar ATPase assembly integral membrane protein vma21 produces the protein MDNYNKQSLNSMPGPVPDFRGNDGSLVSVLKTLLFFTVMMITLPIGLYFTSKSYIFEASGYSSNDSYFYAAIVAVIAVHVVLALFVYVAWNEGSGSHQTREGKQD, from the exons ATGGATAACTATAATAAACAATCTTTGAACTCAATGCCAGGTCCTGTTCCAGATTTCAGAGG GAACGATGGATCATTGGTGTCTGTACTGAAGACGTTGCTGTTTTTCACGGTCATGATGATAACCCTGCCAATCGGATTATATTTTACATCAAAATCATATATTTTTGAAG CTTCTGGGTATTCCAGCAATGACAGTTATTTCTATGCTGCCATCGTGGCAGTGATAGCTGTCCATGTGGTCTTGGCCCTCTTTGTGTATGTTGCATGGAATGAGGGCTCCGGCTCACATCAGACAAGAGAAGGAAAGCAGGACTAG